The Quercus lobata isolate SW786 chromosome 9, ValleyOak3.0 Primary Assembly, whole genome shotgun sequence region cAAATCTGGAATGCCAGCGGCATGTCTAGCCAGATTATGAGCTAAAACGTTACAATCCCTCTTAACATGAGAGTAATGTAATTCTTCAAAATGTTGAGATAATTGTTTGGCCTCCTCAATGAGCAATCCCATTGGTGTTAGCAGCCTTTCTTCCCCCATTAACCCCTTGATAACAGACAAAGAGTCACCCTCTAATACTACTCTTTTCACCCCCACTTCCAAAGCAAAAAACAGAGCCCATGCCGCAGCCGTTGCCTCAACATCCTCACTGCCTAGCTCCTGGTGTACCGGTTTTGAGCATGAAGCAATAACAGAGCCCTGGTGATCTCTTATAACAACTCCAATGCCAGACTTCTTTTCATGTGTGAAGACAGCGCCAtcgaaatttattttgaaaagctcCGATGGTGGTGGCCTCCAATGAGTTCTGGTACTGCGGTTTTGTTGCACTGGAGTAGTCACAGGTAGTTGCCGAGCATGGTATTCAGCTAACCAAGACTTAGAAATCTGAGGAATTTGGTGAAGTGAGTCCGCCAGTTGGTTGAGACGAACCCGATTCCGCTGGTTCCAGATTGTCCAAGCCATTACAGCAAAGACCTCTGTTTGATGGTTGTTTGCAATTAACCACGACAGCAGCTCCTTAAAGGTCACGAACTGGACAGCACACCGGAAATTCCATAACTCCAAATCTGACCACACCGTATCTAGTTCTGGGCAGGACCACATGGCGTGCAGTGAGTCTTCATTATGGCCATGACATCTGACACATAGGGAGTCCGTTGTGATGGTTCGACGGAATAGTGCCTTCTTTGTCGGCATAGCTTCACGGCAAGCACGCCATAGCAGTGTTTTCACCTTGGGGGGAACTCGCAGTGACCAGATTACGTTCCACAGCTTCTTCTCTTCAGTTATGGATACTTGTGGTTCAGCAGACGTCTCCTCTTCCGTTTTTAAGAATTTGTATCCGGTCTTGCAGCTATAATGACCATTGCTTGAGTGAGGCCAATATAGAATATCCTCTGAAACTCCACTGCTTAAAGGAATGGTCTTGATTAGCTCTGCCTCCTCTGTATTGAACAAACCGTGTAGCATCTCATCATCCTACATCCGCCTACTTGGGTCTATAAGAGTATCCActttagaattttcaaaatctgTCAAGGGGAAAGATAGTACTTATGGTGGATGTTTTCTTGGCAGCCAATGGTCTTGCCAAATTCggattttttttccatcaccGACTCTCCATCTAGCTCCCCTTTGGATAACATCCCTCCCTACAAGTATACTCCTCCAAGCATAAGATCCCATCCTTGACTCCTTGGCCTCCATAATGGTTGAATTCGGAAAAAACCGCGCCTTGAACACTTTGTAGAAAAGGGAGTTATGATTATGCAAGAGCCTCCAAGCTTGCTTTGCTAGTAAAGAATCATTGAATTTTGCTAAGTCTCTAAAGCCCATGCCACCCACTCCTTTAGCTTTAGTCAACTCATCCCACTTGACCCAATGTATCTTCCTACGATCTCCTcgttgtccccaccaaaattttttaatcatggTCTCAATTTCGTTGCATAGACCGATTGGAATTTTGAAACATCCCATGGTGTATGTGGGGATGGCTTGGATAACGGATTTTATCAATACCTCCCTACCAGCCTGTGAAAGTAACTTCCCTTCCCATCCTTGAAGTTTTCTCCACACACGCTCCTTAATGTAATTGAAACtagcttttttccttttccccaCAAAAGATGGTAGACCCAAGTACTTCTCATATTGCATAATTTCTGGTACACCCCACGCCTCTTTAATTTGCTCCTTTAAAGCTCCGTTGGTTGCTTTGCTGAAAAACAGTGCTGTCTtgcttctatttattttttggccagAAGCAACTTCATAGGCATTTAAAATCTCCAATACTTTGCCACATTCCTCCATTGTTGCCCTGCAAAAAAGgagactatcatctgcaaaaagcaAATGTGTTAGTTTTGGGCCTCTTCTACAGAGGGAGAAACCATGAATATCCCCATTCCCTTTTGCTTTTTTGAGCAACCCGTTCAACCCTTCAGTGCATAGCAAAAAGAGGAAAGGGGAAATGGGGTCGCCTTGCCTAATGCCCCTTGTGGGGTGAATCATTCCACAAGGTTCTCCATTCACCAACACCGAGTATGTAACAGTTTTAACACACAACATAATCAGATTTATCCATCCTTCATTAAACCCCATCCTCCTCATTATACCTTCCAAAAAAGGccattccaccctatcataggccTTACTCATGTCAAGTTTAACTGCCATATAACCATGCAATCCAGAATTATATTGTTGTAAACAATGTAAAGTCTCAAATGCCACCATTATATTATCAGAGATAAGTCTATCTTTGGTAAAGGCAGATTGGTGTTCTGTGATAATTGAaggtaaaactttttttaaacgGTTggctaaaattttagaaaaaattttatacaacaCGTTACACAAGCTAATAGGGCGAAATTGGT contains the following coding sequences:
- the LOC115961366 gene encoding uncharacterized protein LOC115961366 translates to MDYDHRWVVPREGRGGGLALFWKSSINLSIVGSCKYYIDAIVDRGSENEWRLTGFYGKPETARRSEAWEKLRYLNSQSEVPWLCFGDFNEIIRQDEKVGGALRPHNQMQLFREVLDECGFMDLGYVGPKFTWARHCDNGNSIWERLDRGLATNNWFLKFPGTRVHNLRCDSSDHNPLLIVFSGLDPPKRKKVFRFEEMWLSNPGCSDIVEAVWNRCDNESLEGIVGRVEKCGRDLSWWEKNVFGNVRRELEKLKKLLPKAEEEAILRGDNTRVRELKKDIEEWRDKEATMWAQRSRILWARQGDKNSRYFHSYATKRYRKNLIEGMRDEEGSWKTNPEDFTEILVSYYHSLFNSTGHLDSSQVWECVPRVITDEMNALLCKKFEVHEVEVALNQMASLKAPGPDGMPPLFYQHFWGTVNHDVTASILMWLNSVKLDMSKAYDRVEWPFLEGIMRRMGFNEGWINLIMLCVKTVTYSVLVNGEPCGMIHPTRGIRQGDPISPFLFLLCTEGLNGLLKKAKGNGDIHGFSLCRRGPKLTHLLFADDSLLFCRATMEECGKVLEILNAYEVASGQKINRSKTALFFSKATNGALKEQIKEAWGVPEIMQYEKYLGLPSFVGKRKKASFNYIKERVWRKLQGWEGKLLSQAGREVLIKSVIQAIPTYTMGCFKIPIGLCNEIETMIKKFWWGQRGDRRKIHWVKWDELTKAKGVGGMGFRDLAKFNDSLLAKQAWRLLHNHNSLFYKVFKARFFPNSTIMEAKESRMGSYAWRSILVGRDVIQRGARWRDDEMLHGLFNTEEAELIKTIPLSSGVSEDILYWPHSSNGHYSCKTGYKFLKTEEETSAEPQVSITEEKKLWNVIWSLRVPPKVKTLLWRACREAMPTKKALFRRTITTDSLCVRCHGHNEDSLHAMWSCPELDTVWSDLELWNFRCAVQFVTFKELLSWLIANNHQTEVFAVMAWTIWNQRNRVRLNQLADSLHQIPQISKSWLAEYHARQLPVTTPVQQNRSTRTHWRPPPSELFKINFDGAVFTHEKKSGIGVVIRDHQGSVIASCSKPVHQELGSEDVEATAAAWALFFALEVGVKRVVLEGDSLSVIKGLMGEERLLTPMGLLIEEAKQLSQHFEELHYSHVKRDCNVLAHNLARHAAGIPDLLVWMEDIPSHFHDVFQADLLGLSE